A genomic window from Ascaphus truei isolate aAscTru1 chromosome 1, aAscTru1.hap1, whole genome shotgun sequence includes:
- the LOC142497314 gene encoding uncharacterized protein LOC142497314 has translation MLLLLSLLPLLLLLPLLLPLLLLLLHDIYFQPSRCHLQILQVRDQQFTLGYWFT, from the coding sequence ATGCTATTGCTGCTTTCACTGCTGCCTCTTCTGCTGCTGTTGCCGTTGTTACTACCTCTTTTGTTGTTGCTGCTTCATGACATTTATTTTCAACCAAGCAGATGCCATCTTCAGATACTCCAGGTGAGAGACCAGCAATTCACTCTGGGCTATTGGTTTACCTAA